A genomic stretch from Arachis stenosperma cultivar V10309 chromosome 3, arast.V10309.gnm1.PFL2, whole genome shotgun sequence includes:
- the LOC130968179 gene encoding porphobilinogen deaminase, chloroplastic isoform X1 — protein sequence MHCITSLSLSLSLCDMETLLSSSALALPCLKTSKCRRTAMLRVRASVAIDQHTHQTTSNLALLRIGTRGSPLALAQAYETRDKLMSSHPELAEEGAIQIVVIKTTGDKILSQPLADIGGKGLFTKEIDEALISGDIDIAVHSMKDVPTYLPDKTILPCNLPREDVRDAFISLSASSLADLPAGSVVGTASLRRKSQILHRYPSLSVQDNFRGNVQTRLRKLSEGVVQATLLAVAGLKRLNMTENVTSTLSIDDMLPAVAQGAIGIACRSDDDKMAEYLASLNHEETRLAVSCERAFLETLDGSCRTPIAGYACRNEDGNCLFRGLVASPDGTRVLETSRIGAYAVEDMMKMGKDAGEELLSRAGPGFFSS from the exons ATGCACTGCATCacttcactctctctctctctctctctgtgtgACATGGAGACACTTCTTTCATCATCAGCGTTGGCGCTTCCATGTCTCAAAACCTCTAAATGCCGCCGCACCGCCATGCTTCGCGTTAGGGCCTCTGTAGCCATTGACCAACACACTCACCAGACCACCTCCAACCTCGCACTCCTCAGAATTGGAACCAGAGGAAG TCCACTGGCTCTAGCTCAGGCATATGAGACCAGAGACAAACTCATGTCATCACATCCGGAGCTAGCGGAAGAAGGAGCCATTCAGATTGTAGTAATTAAGACAACTGGTGACAAAATACTATCACAACCGCTTGCAGACATAGGTGGGAAGGGCCTGTTTACCAAAGAAATAGATGAGGCACTGATAAGCGGCGACATTGACATTGCTGTCCACTCAATGAAAGATGTTCCTACTTATTTACCTGATAAAACAATTTTGCCTTGCAACCTTCCACGTGAGGATGTAAGAGATGCATTTATATCATTGAGTGCAAGTTCACTAGCCGATCTACCTGCTGGAAGTGTTGTTGGTACTGCTTCACTCAGACGAAAGTCGCAGATACTCCATAGGTATCCATCTCTTAGT GTTCAGGATAACTTCCGCGGCAATGTCCAAACAAGGCTGAGAAAACTCAGTGAGGGTGTTGTCCAAGCTACACTATTGGCAGTTGCTGGACTCAAACGATTAAATATGACAGAAAATGTGACTTCAACCCTATCAATTGATGACATGCTTCCAGCAGTTGCCCAAGGCGCAATCGGAATAGCCTGTAGAAGTGACGATGACAAAATG GCCGAATACCTTGCTTCGCTGAATCATGAAGAAACAAGGCTAGCAGTTTCATGTGAAAGAGCCTTCCTTGAGACTCTAGATGGATCTTGCCGCACTCCTATAGCAGGTTATGCTTGCAGAAACGAAGATGGAAATTGCTTGTTTAGAGGACTAGTTGCTTCACCAGATGGAACCCGTG TGCTTGAAACATCAAGGATTGGTGCATATGCTGTTGAAGATATGATGAAGATGGGTAAGGATGCTGGGGAGGAGCTTCTTTCTAGAGCTGGACCTGGCTTTTTCAGTAGTTAG
- the LOC130968179 gene encoding porphobilinogen deaminase, chloroplastic isoform X2 produces the protein MSSHPELAEEGAIQIVVIKTTGDKILSQPLADIGGKGLFTKEIDEALISGDIDIAVHSMKDVPTYLPDKTILPCNLPREDVRDAFISLSASSLADLPAGSVVGTASLRRKSQILHRYPSLSVQDNFRGNVQTRLRKLSEGVVQATLLAVAGLKRLNMTENVTSTLSIDDMLPAVAQGAIGIACRSDDDKMAEYLASLNHEETRLAVSCERAFLETLDGSCRTPIAGYACRNEDGNCLFRGLVASPDGTRVLETSRIGAYAVEDMMKMGKDAGEELLSRAGPGFFSS, from the exons ATGTCATCACATCCGGAGCTAGCGGAAGAAGGAGCCATTCAGATTGTAGTAATTAAGACAACTGGTGACAAAATACTATCACAACCGCTTGCAGACATAGGTGGGAAGGGCCTGTTTACCAAAGAAATAGATGAGGCACTGATAAGCGGCGACATTGACATTGCTGTCCACTCAATGAAAGATGTTCCTACTTATTTACCTGATAAAACAATTTTGCCTTGCAACCTTCCACGTGAGGATGTAAGAGATGCATTTATATCATTGAGTGCAAGTTCACTAGCCGATCTACCTGCTGGAAGTGTTGTTGGTACTGCTTCACTCAGACGAAAGTCGCAGATACTCCATAGGTATCCATCTCTTAGT GTTCAGGATAACTTCCGCGGCAATGTCCAAACAAGGCTGAGAAAACTCAGTGAGGGTGTTGTCCAAGCTACACTATTGGCAGTTGCTGGACTCAAACGATTAAATATGACAGAAAATGTGACTTCAACCCTATCAATTGATGACATGCTTCCAGCAGTTGCCCAAGGCGCAATCGGAATAGCCTGTAGAAGTGACGATGACAAAATG GCCGAATACCTTGCTTCGCTGAATCATGAAGAAACAAGGCTAGCAGTTTCATGTGAAAGAGCCTTCCTTGAGACTCTAGATGGATCTTGCCGCACTCCTATAGCAGGTTATGCTTGCAGAAACGAAGATGGAAATTGCTTGTTTAGAGGACTAGTTGCTTCACCAGATGGAACCCGTG TGCTTGAAACATCAAGGATTGGTGCATATGCTGTTGAAGATATGATGAAGATGGGTAAGGATGCTGGGGAGGAGCTTCTTTCTAGAGCTGGACCTGGCTTTTTCAGTAGTTAG
- the LOC130970719 gene encoding uncharacterized protein LOC130970719: protein MAIALLWLWNLQNLWPFSALRTNDLRDSKKLVSKLSVPEHTKQFVFAFRDPKTQTLVYVLSALNLSKLSAIDAQFLIREIRPDAVVVQGGRSSFPEILESEGDVEVDKALPTSPFGVIKQCFVEKIGKEQYESVAGNFVMKEIFGTSFHGHLLAAKKAADDVGSAFVVIESGLGSSIDNSNIGGGVDAGSHFNGFVSSLVPQQPGVFTLAPITLNRFSLSNDAKAQMAKVLSVVMDPPLLRTNSEVGSGEIQASSSYEVPAFARSIYPLLEDLHNIFDNIPSIGRALAHAQKMLLDVNRGEALDARTVSEVHRFRIAVEGIRVSLNKSGLAPTNNKVDPKSQKIDFSELSVDEKSDVLFAHAIRSQADKFKTIVAVVDAGSLGGLRKHWDTPLPDEVKELVGDLTINSGVERVALNYSNKKRLLPENPMMAVGAGATAVLGASSLTKVVPASTLMKVATFKVPASIKVVVSYTHKALSFSLGPSKVVASSGAKTSSIMKAVGSAEKFRAIAHGVIASAERTSISVMRTAFFEIMRKRKIQPVGFLPWATFVGSIGACSGLLMCGDGIECAVESVPSAHSIASLGRGIQHLREASKAVMLAEGTRIQNSIESVINRIKKTRDR, encoded by the coding sequence ATGGCGATTGCGTTATTGTGGCTCTGGAACCTGCAAAACCTCTGGCCTTTCTCTGCATTAAGGACCAACGACCTTCGAGATTCGAAGAAATTGGTAAGCAAGCTCTCTGTACCTGAGCACACAAAGCAATTCGTTTTCGCGTTCCGTGATCCCAAAACCCAAACCCTAGTTTATGTTCTTTCGGCGTTGAACTTGTCTAAGCTATCGGCAATTGATGCACAGTTCCTTATTAGGGAAATTAGGCCTGATGCTGTTGTTGTTCAAGGGGGTCGTTCCTCTTTTCCTGAGATTCTTGAATCTGAGGGAGATGTTGAGGTTGACAAGGCACTCCCTACTTCACCATTTGGGGTAATCAAACAGTGTTTTGTTGAAAAGATTGGTAAGGAACAATATGAGAGTGTCGCAGGGAATTTTGTGATGAAGGAAATCTTTGGGACCAGTTTTCATGGCCACTTATTGGCCGCCAAGAAGGCGGCGGACGACGTAGGTTCAGCATTTGTTGTGATCGAGTCGGGATTAGGTAGCTCTATTGATAATTCTAATATCGGTGGTGGTGTTGATGCTGGAAGCCATTTTAATGGTTTTGTTAGCAGTTTGGTTCCTCAACAACCAGGTGTTTTTACTCTAGCTCCAATTACTTTGAATAGGTTTTCTCTGAGTAATGATGCCAAGGCGCAGATGGCAAAGGTTTTATCGGTTGTTATGGATCCACCATTACTTAGGACCAATTCAGAGGTTGGTTCAGGGGAAATTCAGGCAAGTAGTAGTTATGAGGTCCCGGCCTTTGCCAGGTCTATCTATCCATTACTTGAAGACTTGCATAATATATTTGACAACATTCCATCAATTGGGAGGGCGTTAGCACATGCGCAAAAGATGCTATTGGATGTAAACAGAGGTGAGGCTCTTGACGCAAGAACTGTTTCCGAGGTTCATAGATTTAGAATTGCAGTTGAGGGGATTAGAGTATCTCTAAATAAGAGCGGTTTGGCTCCAACTAACAACAAAGTCGATCCCAAGTCTCAAAAGATTGATTTCTCAGAGCTTTCAGTTGACGAGAAGTCGGATGTGCTCTTTGCACATGCTATCCGTAGTCAGGCTGATAAGTTTAAGACCATTGTTGCAGTAGTAGATGCTGGCTCCTTAGGAGGTCTTAGGAAGCATTGGGATACTCCTCTTCCTGATGAAGTCAAAGAGCTGGTTGGAGATCTAACAATAAATTCTGGAGTTGAACGGGTGGCCCTGAATTATAGCAACAAGAAACGGTTGTTACCAGAGAATCCTATGATGGCAGTAGGGGCAGGAGCAACAGCTGTTTTAGGTGCTTCATCCTTGACCAAAGTAGTTCCTGCATCAACTCTCATGAAGGTTGCTACCTTCAAAGTTCCGGCTTCAATCAAAGTTGTTGTCAGTTATACACACAAGGCTCTGAGTTTTTCCCTGGGCCCATCTAAAGTTGTTGCATCTTCCGGTGCTAAAACTTCCAGTATCATGAAGGCAGTTGGATCTGCCGAGAAGTTTCGAGCTATTGCTCACGGCGTTATCGCCTCGGCTGAAAGAACCAGTATCTCAGTTATGAGAACGGCCTTCTTCGAAATAATGAGAAAGCGAAAGATACAGCCTGTTGGGTTTTTGCCTTGGGCTACATTCGTAGGGAGCATTGGAGCATGTTCAGGCTTACTTATGTGTGGGGATGGGATCGAGTGCGCTGTTGAATCTGTCCCTTCAGCACACTCAATTGCTAGTTTGGGTCGTGGGATTCAACATTTACGCGAAGCATCAAAAGCAGTGATGCTAGCAGAAGGAACCAGAATCCAGAATTCAATTGAATCTGTAATAAACAGAATAAAGAAGACAAGGGATCGATAG